In the genome of Candidatus Palauibacter australiensis, the window CCGGCGACGACCCCGCGGCGCTGCAGGGCCGGATCGCGGGGTACGATGACGAACTGGCGCGGTTGAGGGAGGCGTCCAAATCGCTCGTGTCCGAGGTGCGCGGGTCTTCGTCGAACGATGTGAACTATGTCTTCCCGTCCTACCTCATCTCCTATGTCCCCGCCGGTATCCTGGGACTGCTGATCGCCGTCATCTTCGCGGCCGCGATGTCTTCGCTGGACTCCGAACTCACGGCCCTGTCCAGCGCCACGGTGATCGACTTCTATCGGAGGTACGTGAAACCGGAGGGGACGGACGCCCACTATCTGCTCGTGTCGCGGCTCGCCACGTTGGGGTGGGGCGGATTTGCCGTGCTCTTCGCGCTCTATGCAGGCCAGTTGGGATCGCTCGTCGAAGCGGTGAATGAAGTCGGCTCGATCTTCTACGGCGCGCTCCTGGGCGTGTTCCTCCTCGCCTTCCTGGTGAAGCGGGCGACGGCCGCGGGCGCCTTCTACGGGCTGATCTTCTCGATGCTCGCCGTACTCGCCGTGTCGCGCTTCACGGAGATCGCATGGCTGTGGTACAACGTCGTGGGAACGCTGGCGGTTCTCGTCGTCGGCCTCGTCCTCCGCAGGCCGGAGCCGCCGGCGCCGCGAGGGTCAGCCGCCCCGGCGGGTTAAGGGGCTTCACGGCAGGCGCGATACGCGGGTACGGTTTTCCACGGGCGGCGCGAGCGGTAGAGTCTCCGCTCGGAAATACGCCGACGCACCCCGAATCCCTTCCGGGGAACGGCTCACGGCAACCTCATCGAACCTTAGCGGGATGACACGGATGCTCACGGACGTACAGATCGCCGAGGCCGCGACGCCACGGCCCATCGGGGAGATCGGGGCGAAGATCGGGCTGGGCCTCGATGAACTCGTGCCATACGGCCACTACAAGGCGAAGGTCGGCCCGGAGTCCATCTTCGAGCGTGAGCCCGGCTCGGGCCGGCTCGTCCTCGTCACCGGCATCACCCCGACGGCGGCGGGCGAGGGCAAGACGACCGTCTCCGTGGGACTCGCGGACGGTCTGCGCCGCGTAGGGGCCAACTCGGTGCTCTGCATTCGCGAGCCGAGCCTGGGCCCGGTGTTCGGCGTCAAGGGCGGCGCCGCCGGCGGGGGATACTCGCAGGTGATCCCGATGGCGGACATCAACCTCCACTTCACGGGGGACCTGCACGCGATCACGTCGGCGCACGCGCTCCTGTCGGCGGCGCTGGACAACCACCTGCAGCAGGGGAACCGGCTCGGGGTCGACCCGCGCCAGATCACATGGCGGCGCGCCGTCGACATGAACGACCGGGCGCTGCGGAACATCGTCGTCGGGCTCGGGGGCCGGATCAACGGGGTGCCGCGCGAGGATGGCTTCATGATCACGGCGGCCTCGGAGGTGATGGCGATCTTCTGCCTCGCCGCCAGCCTTGAGGATCTGGAGGAGCGGCTGAGCAGCATCATCGTGGGGTACGACTACGGCGGGGAGCCGGTGCGGGCGCGCGAACTGAACGTGGCGGGCGCCATGACCCTGCTGCTGCGGGAGGCGATCGGACCGAACCTCGTTCAGACGCTGGAGGGCACGCCGGCCTTCGTCCACGGCGGGCCCTTCGCGAACATCGCCCACGGCTGCAATTCGCTCATGGCCACGCGGGCCGGATTGGCCTTCGGCGACATTGTGATCACGGAGGCGGGGTTCGGTTCGGACCTCGGGGCCGAGAAGTTCTTCGACATCAAGTGCCGGACGGGCGGACTGAACCCGGAGGCCACCGTGCTCGTGGCGACGATCCGCGCCCTCAAGCTGCACGGCGGGGGCGACCGCACCGCGCTCTCGACGCCGGATCCCGACGCGGTCCGCGGCGGGCTCGCAAACCTCGGCGCGCACGTCGAGAACATCCGCGGCTTCGGCATCGAGCCGGTGGTGGCGATCAACGTGTTCGCGACGGACTCCGACGAGGAGGTCGCGGCGGTGGCCGAAGCGTGCGAGGAGCTGGGCACGCCCTGGGCTCGCTCCGATGGCCACGCGCTGGGCGGCGCCGGCTGCGAGGATCTGGCCCGCGCGGTCCTGGCAGCGCTCGACGCGGGGACGGCCGCCTTCGCGCCGAAGTACGATGCCAGGGCTTCGATCCGGGACAAGATCGAGGCGATCGCGCGGAAGGTGTACGGAGCGGACGGGGTGGACTATGCGGCGCGCGCTTCGAAGGACATCCGGCAACTCGAGGCGGCCGGGCTCGGGGACACGCCGGTCTGCATCGCGAAGACGCCGAACAGCCTGAGCGACGACCCGGCGCGCCTCGGACGGCCGACCGGCTTCCGAATCACGGTTCAGGACGTGCGTCCCTCGGCGGGGGCGGGCTTCGTCGTGGCCAGGGCGGGCACCGTCATGACGATGCCTGGCCTCCCGCGCGTGCCCGCCGCGGAGGGGATCCGGATCGTCGAGGACGGGAGCGTGGTCGGGCTCTTCTGAGCCGCCTGAAACGCCTGGGACGATGATCGAGATCGACCTCTCCGCCGGCGCCCACACGGAGGGTGTGGAGCGCCGCCTCCGGGAATGGGACGCCGAGGACGCGGTGGCGCGGCTCTGGCGGCGGGATCCGGCGCTGTGGAGCGCGGACGCGGACACGCCCGAACTGGCCGACCGGCTCGGCTGGCTGGACCTTCCGGAGACGTCTCCCGCGGGGCTCGGCCCGCTCGAGGAGTTACGCGCAAGCGTGCCCTTCTGGTTCACCGATCTCGTGCTGCTCGGCATGGGGGGATCGAGCCTCGCGCCCGAGGTGATCGCGCGGACGATGCCGGGCGAGGGGCTGCCGCTCACGCTCGTGGACACCACGCACCCCGGTGCGCTCCGCGACCTGGAGTGGCTGCGCCCCGCGAACACCATCTTCGTCGTCTCCAGCAAGTCGGGCACGACCGTCGAGACGCTCTCGCTCTTCCGCCACTTCTGGTCGCGTACCGCAGAAGTCGTGGAAGATCCCGGGGCACACTTCATCGCGGTCACGGACCCCGGGTCTCCCCTCGCCGAACTTGGCCGCGAGCGGGGATTCCGCGCCGTGTTCGAGGCACCCACCGACGTGGGGGGCCGCTTCTCGGCCCTCAGCCCCTTCGGCCTGGCGCCGGCGGCGCTCGCGGGCGCCGATGTCCCGGCTCTTCTCGCGGAGGCGGCCGAGGCCGCGGATGCCTGCAAGGACGAGGCCCACCTCAACCCGGGCTTCCTCCTCGGGGCGGCGCTGGGGGAACTCGCGCTCGCGGGGCGCGACAAGGTCACCTTCCTCGCGGCGTCCGACTGGGAGGCGTTTCCGGACTGGGCGGAGCAACTCCTCGCCGAGAGCACCGGCAAGGAGGGCCGGGGCATCGTCCCGGTCGTCGCCGAGCCGCCGAGGCCGCCGGACGAATACGGCGAGGACCGGGTCTTCGTCGGCCTGCTCCTCGGCGGTGACGCGGCGCGCGAAGCGGAGCAATGGGGAGAAGCCGACGAGACGCCGGACGTCCTCGACGCGCTCCAGGCGGCCGGCCACCCGACGCTGCGCATCCAGCTCGAACGGCCCGAGGAACTCGGCGCCCTCTTCTTCGTCTGGGAGGTGGGCGTGGCCATGGCCGGAGCGGCTCTCGGCATCCAGCCCTTCAACCAGCCCGACGTACAGCTCGCCAAGCGCCTGGCGCGTCGGGCGATGGCGGGCGACGGCGGGCCGGATGCGGAGCCGACGGAGAACGAGACGGTCACCGATGCGGATGAGATCGACCTCGTCTGGGAGGTGCCTCAGTTCGGACACGCCCCGCCCCGAACGCCCGTGCCCCCCGACCTGGATGGGATCCGCGAGCGGCTGGAGGACTTCGTGTCCGCGGTGGCCTCGACGGACTACATCGCCGTACAGGCGTTCCTCGCGGGAGGCGAGGCGGAGGAGGGGCTGCTCGGGACGCTGCGGGCGGCCCTCGCCGCGGCCACGGGGGCGACGACCACGCTGGGCCACGGCCCCCGCTTCCTGCATTCGACCGGACAACTGCACAAGGGGGGGCCGGACAACGGCGTCTTCCTTCAGCTCGTCGACGATGCGGGCGAGCACGTCCACGTCCCCGAGACGGACTTCACCTTCCGTCAACTGATCCGGGCCCAGGCGCTGGGGGACATCGAGGCCCTCGGCCAATGCGACCGCCGGACGCTGCGGGTCCGCGTCGGCGGCCCCGAAGGCCTCGGCCTGCGCCGCCTGATCCAGCTCGTCGAGGAGTCCGCCTAGCAGTACGCCACGGGTCGGCCTGGTACGCCGCGGGTCCACGGGTGGTCAGGCGAGCGGCATCTCGGTCTGGTCGTGGGGGTGGAGGAGATCGGTCCGGCCCTCGATGTCGAGGAGGGCGCGCTTGTAGCGGAGTCCGCCCGTGTATCCCCCGAGCGTCCGGTCGGTCCGGACGACCCGGTGGCACGGCACGATGATCGGTATCGGGTTCCGGCCGAGCGCGTTGCCGACCGCGCGCGATGCCTTCGGACGGCCGATGCGCCTGGCGATCTCCGTGTACGTCACGGTCTCGCCGAACTCGAGTCCGGAGGCGGCGTCCAGCACGGCCCGCTGGAAGTCGCCAAGTCCCGTGAGGTCGACGAAGAGATCGAAGCGAGGGCGGCGACGGCCGAAGTACTCCGTCAGTTGCTCTTCCGCGGGGCCGAGTCGGTCGGTGTCGCGCACCACGGGGATCGACGGGTACCGGTGTTCGAGGCCGGCGACGAACGCAGCGTCGCTCTCGTCCTGCCACGAGAGCGCGACCAGCCCGGCGGCGCTCGCCGCGACGCGCATGGCGCCGAAGGGCGAATCGAAGCGGCGCCAGCGGATGACCGGGCCGTCTCGGAGGCGCTCCGCGGAGCGATGCAGGCCCCGGTATGCCACCGCACGCTCCCGACAGGCCGGGCAGGCCGCCATGCGTTCGGCGAGCTTCAGAGCGGCGTCCGCATCCAGGTCGCCCAGGATCCAGGCGAGCACGTCTTCTTCGCGACAGGTCGTGCAACGTCGAGTCATATCGGCCCCTCTTCGCGCCACACCTCGGCGAGGTCGCGGCGCAGCTTCTTCATCCCCTGGTAGACGTTGGCTCTCACAGCCTCGGGAGAGGCCCCCATCCGGCTGGCGATCGTCGCGTAATCCAACTGCTCGATCCAGCGGAACCAGACGGCGTCCCGTTGCCGCCGCGGGAGTTCCGCGACCCCCCTCCGGACGCGCGCCGCGGCGGCTTCGGAGAGCCGACCCAGCGCCGCATCGGCCGCGGGAAGGGCCCTCGGCTGCAGCTCGCCGGAGTGGGCCGCGAGCAACTCGGAGCGCCGGCGGCGCATGGCCAGGCGGTCGAGCGCCCGCCGGGTCGCGACCCGGTACAGCCACGCCCGAATGTTCACGGCGTCTCCCGCCTCGGGCCGCGCGCCGAGCGCCGTCACCCACAGGTCCTGCACCACATCCCGGGCCTCGTCCGCGCTGCCCAGCATCCCGGCTACGTGGCGCTGCAATTCCGGACCGAACCGCTCGGACCAGTCGTGCACCCGCCGTTCCGGCTGCGCAGCTGTGGTCATCCGCCTCGGCTCCACCTCTCCATCCCCCTTCTCCGTCGTTCTCTGTCCTTACAACGTATCGCCACTGAACCCGTGAAAACGGGACGCGTCGGCCCTGGCCGCGCCGGAACTGGCCGCGCGAGCGCGTGAATCGTACCGTGTGAGCCCGCGGCCCAACCGGGCCTGAGGAGCACAGCGGCGGCGGGCGCGCCGTCGGACATCCGATCGGCAAGACCGAGGTTCCCTTGAAATCAGCACAGTTCGGATCCGTATCCACCCCGACCTGCGTCGCCGTCTCGCTCGCGGCCGCCTTCTTCGCGACGGCCTGCGCCGGTAACGCCGGAGAGGAAGCCGAGGCCGCGACCCCTGAGGACGGCGTAGAGAACGGTGCGGAGAACGCCGCCGTGAGCCGCGATCCGCTCCCGGAAGAACGGCGCTTCGCCAGTCTGGCTCAACTCACCTTCGAGGGGGAGAACGCCGAGGCATACTACTCTTCGGACGGACAGCGGCTGATCTTCCAGCGCCGCCACGCGGGCGAATACGAGTGCGACCAGATCTTCACCATCGGCGTCGAGGGCGGCGACCGGAAGCTCGTTTCGACGGGACTCGGCCGGACCACGTGCTCGTACTTCTTCCCGGACGACTCGCGGATCATCTACAGCTCCACGCATCACGTGGCGCCCGAGTGTCCTCCGCCACCGGACATGCGGCGCGGGTACGTGTGGCCGCTCCACGACTTCGACATCTACACGGCGAACCCGGACGGTTCCGACGTCCAGCCGATCTTCTCGAGTCCCGGCTACGACGCGGAGGCGACCCTCTCTCCGGACGGGTCGCGGGTCGTCTTCACCTCCACGCGCGACGGAGACCTGGACATCTACACGATGAATCCCGACGGCTCCGACGTCCGGCAGCTCACCAACGAACCCGGATACGATGGCGGGCCCTTCTTCTCCCCGGACGGATCGAAGATCGTCTACCGGGCGAGGTACCCCGAGAGCGAAGAGGAACTCGCGGACTACCAGGCGCTCCTGGCCGACGGGCTCGTCCGGCCCGGCGTGCTCGACATCTACGTGATGGATGTGGACGGCTCGAACCGGGTGCGTCTCACGGACAACGAGGCCGCGAACTTCGCCCCCTTCTTCCACCCGAGCGGCGAGAAGGTGATCTTCGCCTCGAACCTGCACGAGGACGATCCCCGCAGCCGCAATTTCGACCTCTTTCTCGTGAACCTGGACGGCACGGGGCTGGAGCAGGTGACGTTCAGCGAGCACTTCGAGAGCTTCCCCATGTTCAGCCCGGACGGCCGTTATCTCGTGTTCGGATCGAACCGGCACGGATCCCACCTGGGCAACACGAACATTTTCATCGCCGAGTGGATCGAAGACCTCCCCTGATCGACCGGCTGCCCCGGCGGTCCGTGGCTGCCAGTGACCGACTTCGCCCGCGGACCGTCTAGTGTCTGAAGACAGTCCCGGCGGCGAACCGGCCGTCCGGGGCGGGGATCGGAAGACACGGGAGCTTGGGATGCGGTTCGCAAAGGCGACAGGAAACTCCGGAGCGCCCCGGCGGTTGCGGGGCCGGCGGCGGGTGTGGGCGGTCGGGATGGCGTGGGGCGTCTCGTTCGCCGTGCCCCCGGTCTCCGCCCAGGAGGCGGAGACCCCGATCGATTATGACGCCGCGATCGCGCAGAGCGGGATCGACGGCAGCTACGGATACCTGCGCGCGCTCGACGGGTCCGCGACGCTCATCCAGGGAGACACCCAGGAGCGCGTCCAGCTCGCGGTGAACGAACCCATCCTCGCCGGCGACCGGATCTTCGCCTCCGGTGAATCGCGCGTCGAAATCGTGCTCGCCGACGGGAACCTCGTCCGGATCGGGGACGGGGCAGAACTTCTGTTCCGCGCGCTCGCCAACTCCGCGGACACGAACGACCCCGCCTCCATCCTCGAGCTCATGCGCGGATCGCTGCAGCTCGTGGTGGCCGCGAATCCACCGGGCTCCGAGTGGCCCTCCGTAATCACGCCGAACGCGACGATCCTGCCGCGGGGAGCCGGTTCCTTCCTGATCGTCGTCGACGACGAGCGCCGCAGCGAGGTCGTCGTGCGCGAGGGGCTGGCGGAAGTCACGACACAGACGGAACTCGCCGAGGTCCGCCGCGGAGAGAGCCTCTTCGTCGAGGGCGCGCGAGGTGACCGGCTCCGCTTCGCGGCGGCCCCGGGTCTAGATCGTCTGGAGGCATGGGGTCAGGGGCTCGGCAACTACGCGGGCGGGGAGTATACGGCGCATGTGGAGCCGGATCTCCACTACGCCGCGTCTTCGCTCGAGGGACACGGGTCGTGGGTCGACGTGGGAGCAGGTGTCGCCTGGCGTCCGCGCGTGTCCACGGGCTGGGCGCCGTACCGGCACGGGCGCTGGCGACACACACCCAGCGGGATGTTCTGGGTCTCGTACGAACCGTGGGGCTGGGTGCCCTACCACTACGGGTACTGGGATCTCGATCCCGACTGGGGCTGGATCTGGTTCCCGGGACAGCGTTTCGCCGTCGCGCACGTGTACTGGTACTGGGGCCCGAGCTACGCGGGCTGGATTCCCTCGGGCTACTACTGGCGCCACTACCGGAACTACTACGGGAGCGACTGGGGCTTCCACTTCGGGGTCTACGGACACATCGGGGGCGGCTTCGGGCGCTATCGGCACTGGACTTTCCTGCCGCACGGCCGCCTCGGACACCGGCGACAGCACTTCTACTCGGTGGGCGGTTCGAACTTCGGGCGCGGACGGAAGGCGGTTGAGCGCGGCGTGCTGCTGACGGACTCCCGCCTGCTCGGGCGCCAGGCGCAGCGGAGACCCGCGCAAACGCTGGCGAGCTTGCGGCGCGCGGTGTCGCGTGACGGGAGAACGACCGTCAATGCGGACGGCTTCATCGATCGCGGCGCGGGTCTGCCGCGGGAGGTCGAACGCGTCGTGCTGCGTGGGCGCGATGGGCGGTCGGCCCGCCCGCGCGACGCGACCGCCGGGGCGACGAGCGGCAACTCGCGGACGGCCGGCTCAGCGCCGGTCCGCGTGACCAGGCGGTCGCCGGAGGCCGGTACGTTGCGGCTGGAGCGGTCCGGCGTTCAGGG includes:
- a CDS encoding formate--tetrahydrofolate ligase; its protein translation is MLTDVQIAEAATPRPIGEIGAKIGLGLDELVPYGHYKAKVGPESIFEREPGSGRLVLVTGITPTAAGEGKTTVSVGLADGLRRVGANSVLCIREPSLGPVFGVKGGAAGGGYSQVIPMADINLHFTGDLHAITSAHALLSAALDNHLQQGNRLGVDPRQITWRRAVDMNDRALRNIVVGLGGRINGVPREDGFMITAASEVMAIFCLAASLEDLEERLSSIIVGYDYGGEPVRARELNVAGAMTLLLREAIGPNLVQTLEGTPAFVHGGPFANIAHGCNSLMATRAGLAFGDIVITEAGFGSDLGAEKFFDIKCRTGGLNPEATVLVATIRALKLHGGGDRTALSTPDPDAVRGGLANLGAHVENIRGFGIEPVVAINVFATDSDEEVAAVAEACEELGTPWARSDGHALGGAGCEDLARAVLAALDAGTAAFAPKYDARASIRDKIEAIARKVYGADGVDYAARASKDIRQLEAAGLGDTPVCIAKTPNSLSDDPARLGRPTGFRITVQDVRPSAGAGFVVARAGTVMTMPGLPRVPAAEGIRIVEDGSVVGLF
- a CDS encoding transaldolase, translating into MIEIDLSAGAHTEGVERRLREWDAEDAVARLWRRDPALWSADADTPELADRLGWLDLPETSPAGLGPLEELRASVPFWFTDLVLLGMGGSSLAPEVIARTMPGEGLPLTLVDTTHPGALRDLEWLRPANTIFVVSSKSGTTVETLSLFRHFWSRTAEVVEDPGAHFIAVTDPGSPLAELGRERGFRAVFEAPTDVGGRFSALSPFGLAPAALAGADVPALLAEAAEAADACKDEAHLNPGFLLGAALGELALAGRDKVTFLAASDWEAFPDWAEQLLAESTGKEGRGIVPVVAEPPRPPDEYGEDRVFVGLLLGGDAAREAEQWGEADETPDVLDALQAAGHPTLRIQLERPEELGALFFVWEVGVAMAGAALGIQPFNQPDVQLAKRLARRAMAGDGGPDAEPTENETVTDADEIDLVWEVPQFGHAPPRTPVPPDLDGIRERLEDFVSAVASTDYIAVQAFLAGGEAEEGLLGTLRAALAAATGATTTLGHGPRFLHSTGQLHKGGPDNGVFLQLVDDAGEHVHVPETDFTFRQLIRAQALGDIEALGQCDRRTLRVRVGGPEGLGLRRLIQLVEESA
- a CDS encoding methylated-DNA--[protein]-cysteine S-methyltransferase → MTRRCTTCREEDVLAWILGDLDADAALKLAERMAACPACRERAVAYRGLHRSAERLRDGPVIRWRRFDSPFGAMRVAASAAGLVALSWQDESDAAFVAGLEHRYPSIPVVRDTDRLGPAEEQLTEYFGRRRPRFDLFVDLTGLGDFQRAVLDAASGLEFGETVTYTEIARRIGRPKASRAVGNALGRNPIPIIVPCHRVVRTDRTLGGYTGGLRYKRALLDIEGRTDLLHPHDQTEMPLA
- a CDS encoding RNA polymerase sigma factor, with protein sequence MTTAAQPERRVHDWSERFGPELQRHVAGMLGSADEARDVVQDLWVTALGARPEAGDAVNIRAWLYRVATRRALDRLAMRRRRSELLAAHSGELQPRALPAADAALGRLSEAAAARVRRGVAELPRRQRDAVWFRWIEQLDYATIASRMGASPEAVRANVYQGMKKLRRDLAEVWREEGPI
- a CDS encoding FecR domain-containing protein, giving the protein MRFAKATGNSGAPRRLRGRRRVWAVGMAWGVSFAVPPVSAQEAETPIDYDAAIAQSGIDGSYGYLRALDGSATLIQGDTQERVQLAVNEPILAGDRIFASGESRVEIVLADGNLVRIGDGAELLFRALANSADTNDPASILELMRGSLQLVVAANPPGSEWPSVITPNATILPRGAGSFLIVVDDERRSEVVVREGLAEVTTQTELAEVRRGESLFVEGARGDRLRFAAAPGLDRLEAWGQGLGNYAGGEYTAHVEPDLHYAASSLEGHGSWVDVGAGVAWRPRVSTGWAPYRHGRWRHTPSGMFWVSYEPWGWVPYHYGYWDLDPDWGWIWFPGQRFAVAHVYWYWGPSYAGWIPSGYYWRHYRNYYGSDWGFHFGVYGHIGGGFGRYRHWTFLPHGRLGHRRQHFYSVGGSNFGRGRKAVERGVLLTDSRLLGRQAQRRPAQTLASLRRAVSRDGRTTVNADGFIDRGAGLPREVERVVLRGRDGRSARPRDATAGATSGNSRTAGSAPVRVTRRSPEAGTLRLERSGVQGTTRTGVQRATTRTGVQRATPPAAGTGARPAIRRPTARERNVPDAVRRPAVRPTTRTGSGGVQRASPARPTVRSAPARPAARPTTARPSRPVVRRPPSTTRPVTRQSAPRSSRPAARPSGPSRSSGTVSRSSGGSRSGGTVRRSGGSSRSGGAVSRSSGSSRSGGAVRRSGGSSRSGGAVRRSSGSSRSGGTVRRSSGSSRSGGTVRRSGG